TGACGACGGCGAGCGCGGCGGGGAAGAGCAGCGCGGCGCCCACGCCCTGCACCGCCCGGAAGACGACCATCCAGGTCTGGGCGTACGGCCCCGCCGGGGCACAGCCGCAGAGCACCGAGGCGGCGGCGAAGACGCCCGTCCCGATCAGGGTGACCCGGCGGTGGCCGTGGATGTCGGCGAGCCTGCCGCCGAGCGCGAAGCACGCGGCAAGCGTCAGCAGATAGGAGTTGACCACCCAGCGGATACCGGACGAGGAGAGCCCCAGCTCCGCCGCGATGTCCGGGGCGGCGACGGCGACGACCGTCTGATCGACGAAGGTCATCGCCACCGCGAACATCATCGCCGCGAGCGCCAGCGGGCGGCTGGTCGCGGGGCCGGGGCCGCCGCCGCCCGGACCGGGGCCGTCGGGGCCGCCGGGACCGGGGCCGTCGGCCGGGACGCCGCCCGGGAGCGGCCTCACCTCCGGCACCGTGCCGAGTGCGGCGCCCGGTGCCGGGTCCGGGGCCAGGCCGCCCGCCTGCCCCGTACCCGCTGGCGCGGTGTACCCGCCGCTGGGCCCCGGCCCGGGGCCACCCTCACCCGACATATGAGTCATGGTGGGATTCTTTCCAGGGTCCGGCGGACCCGCATGCCCCGGCGGGTGGACGGGTGAGCGTCAGTACGCGCGCTGCGCCCGGTGCAGATTGGGCGGCCACACCCCGCCGGGCGCGCCGTACGCCTCCAGCCGGGAGTTGAGCGGCCCGGTGAAGTCCGGCCGGTCGGTCTGGTCGAACTCGCGGACCGTCGAGATCGCCACCGTCGCGCTCCACGGGGCGACCCCGTCGATCCGCACCAGCCCGGCGCGGCCGTTGGTGACCGACACGTTCCAGTGGGCGAAACGGGCCCCGTAGAGCGGGCCCGCGGAGGCGTCGCCGCCGTGCCGCCCGGTGTTGTCCACGGTGATCTCGGTGCGGACGTTGGCGAACGGCATGCCCCGGTGGGTGTCGAAGGTCCCCATCTCCATCACCCCCCGCGACCAGACGTTGTGGCTGGACAGCCCCTCCACGTTGATGCCGTGCAACTGGGTGCCCGGCGGGAACGGGACCGTGGCGCGGGCGACGGTGAAGTCCTCCACGAGGTTGTCGTGCGCGCCCTCGCGGCAGAAGTACGGATGGTGGCTGCCCCGGCCCTCGACCCGGGTCCGGCTCAGGGTGCAGGCGGACGCCGCGACCAGGCCGAAGGAGTTGTCGGCGTGCCGGACGGTGATGTCGTCGGCCCAGCAGTCGTAGGCGCACTGGAAGGTGACGCCGTTGTACCCCTTGTCCAGGAGGTGCGGCGACTGCGGTGTCTCGACGGCCTCCAGGGTCAGCCCCTCCACGCCCGCGTCCGTCAGCGGGGTGACGGGGGTGACCAGCCGGGGGTCCCACTCGGGGCGCAGATCCAGCGGAAGCGGTCGCTCCAGCGTCACCCGGTTCGCCTTCACGGAGACCACGCGCACCGGCCACTCGTACGGCACATAGCTGGTCAGCTTGGTCTTGTCGGCCCACTGGTACGCCTCGGGGCCCGGGCCGCCGCCCGCCATGTGCTCCAGCAGGGTGTGTCCTTCGTCGTCCGCGATCCGCAGCAGGACCAGCCGTCCCCGGCGCAGTCCGGCGGTGTCGTCCACCGTGATGGACCAGTCGCCGCGCCGGGCGGGGCGCACCGCCGTCAGAGTGCGCCACTCGTCGCGCCGGTTGCCGGTCCAGCCCTCGAACGGCCACTCCCGGGCCCTGATCGCGTCGATCAGCGAGGACCAGCGGCCCTCGGGGCAGAGCCAGATCAGGCCGCCCGCCCAGGACCAGGAGGACTTGTCCCCTCCGTAGCGGCTGCCGTAGGGGCCGATCAGCTCGGTGAGATGCCGGGTCGCGTACAGCGTGGTGCGCCCGCTGCCCGCGCCCTTCAGTACGACGCCGCTGTGGCCGATGCGGATGACCCCGTCGATCCGGAAGGTCCCGGGCGGGAGGGTCACCGTGCCGCCGCCGCGCCGGCCCACGGCCGCGAGGGCGCTGTTGATCGCGGGGGCCGAGTCCACGGCGGTGCTGGGGACGGCCCCGTAGTCGAGCGCGCTGACGGTGCGCGCGCGATGGCGGCGGCGACGGCTGCGGCTGCCCGCCCGGCCGATGTAGGGGATCTGGGGGTGGGCGTACGGGTTGCGCCGGAACTCCTGCCAGAGCGCGGGCACCGGAAGCGGCGGGGCCGGTGGCGCGGAGGCCGGTGGCGCGGCGTGGGCCGTACCGGTGGGTCCGGCCGCTGCCCAGGCCGCCGCGACGGCGGTGGCACTGCCGATCAGGGTGCGTCTGCTGAGGGTGCGCCGACCGTTCTCCATCGCGGGCCCGCCTTCCATGCATTTCATGGATATGAACGATGTTCATGTCTCTGCGTCGGTACGCGGGGTGAGCATGCCATGGCGCGCGCGGGCGCGGGAAGGGGTCGGCACCGCCGGGCCGGTGCGGCTCCGGGCGGCTCGGGCCGTGTTCGGGGCAGGTGGGTACGGGCGGGCGGTCCGAACGGGGTGTCAGCCCCCGGAGCTCTGGACGTCCTTGGTCAGATGGGTGAACGCCGCCAGATTGCGGGTGGACTCGCCGCGCGCGGTCCGCCAGGCGTACTCCCGGCGGATCGCCTCGGCGAAGCCCAGCTCCAGAAGGGTGTTGAAGGCGCCGTCGGAGGCTTCGAGCACCGCGCCCAGCAGCCGGTCCAGCTCCTCGGGGGTGGCCACGGAGAGCGGGAGCCGCCCGGTCAGATAGATGTCCCCGAGGTGGTCGATGGCGTAGTTCACCCCGTACAGCCGGAGGTTCCGCTCCAGCAGCCAGCGGTGCACGGCCGCCTCGTTCTCGTCGGGGTGGCGGATGACGAAGGCGTTGAGGGAGAGGGAGTGTCTGCCGATGCGCAGCGAGCAGGTGGTGGACAGCTTCCGGGTGCCGGGGAGCGTCACCACGTACGAACCGGGCTCCGGGCGCTCCCAGACGAGCCCGGCGTCGGTGAGGGCGCGCTCGACGACCGCCGCCGCGCCGACCGCCGCTTCGGTGCCCAGGACGGATGCGGGGGCGGCTTCCGGGACGGACGGGGTCCGTGGGGTCTGCCGTGGGTCAGACATGCTGCGAGCGTACCCGGCGGCGGTGATCGTGCAGGGCCGCCGTGTAGACGGCGGCGGTGGCCTCCGCCGCGCGGTCCCAGCCGAAGGTCCCGGCGTGCCGGGCCGCAGCGTCCCCCATCCGGGCGGCGAGCGCCGGATCGGCCAGCAGCCGGTGCAGCGCCCCGGCGTAGTCGTCGGGGTCGTGCCCGTCGATGAGGACGCCGCTCTCGCCGTCGCGCACGGCGACCGGCAGCCCGCCGACGGCCGCCGCCACCACGGGGGTCCCGGCCGCCTGCGCCTCGATCGCGACCAGCCCGAAGGACTCGCTGTACGAGGGCATCACCAGGCAGGACGCCGCCCGGAACCAGTCCGCGAGCGCGTCCTGGCCCACCGGCGGGCGGAAGTGGACGACATCCGCGATCCCCAGCCGCGCGGCCAGCTTCTGGAGCTCCTCGGGCCGGGCGAGTCCGCTGCCGCTGGGGCCGCCGACGACCGGCACATGGAGCCGGGGCCGCAGCTCGGGCCACCGCGCCAGCAGCCGGGCGACCGCGTGCAGCAGGACATCGGGGGCCTTCAGCGGCTGGATGCGGCCCGCGAAGAGCGGAACGAACGCGTCCTGCGGGACCCCGAGGCGGGCGCGGGCGGCGGCCCGGCCGTCGGCCGGGCGGAAGCGGTCGAGGTTGACCCCCGGGTGCACCACGGCGACCTTGGCCGGGTCGGCGTCGTAGAACGTGACCAGCTCGGCGGCCTCCTCGGCGGTGTTGGCGATCAGCCGGTCGGACGCGCCCACGATCTGGGTCTCGCCGATGACCCGGGAGGCGGGCTCGGGGGTGTCCCCCTCGGCGAGGGCGGCGTTCTTGACCTTGGCCATGGTGTGCATGGCGTGGACGAGGGGCACGCCCCAGCGCTCGGCGGCGAGCCAGCCGACATGGCCCGACAGCCAGTAGTGCGAGTGGACGAGGTCGTAGTGGTCGGGCCGGTGCCGGGCCCAGGCGCGCATCACCCCGTGGGTGAAGGCGCAGAGCTGCCCGGGCAGCTCCTCCTTGGCCAGGCCCTCGTACGGGCCGGCGTCGACATGGCGGACGAGGACACCGGGGGTGAGTTCCACGGTGGGGGGCAGCCCGCCCGCGGTCGCCCGGGTGAAGATCTCCACCTCGATCCCGAGGTCGGCGAGGCGACGGGCCAGCTCGACGATGTAGACGTTCATGCCGCCCGCGTCGCCGGTGCCGGGCTGGTGCAGCGGCGAGGTGTGCACGCTGAGCATCGCGATCCGGCGCGGTCTGCGGTGCGTGCCGGGGAAGGCGATCCGGGGTCCCCGGAAGACGGTGCCGCGACGGGAGACGTACTGGCCGTAGGGGCTCACGTCGGCGTTCCTCCTCGTTCCGGCCGGTCTCGGCCGGGTGCCGGGCGGGGCTGTCCGGGCAGGGCGCGTCGAGCCGACACCTCGCCCGCTCTCCACGGCGCACAACCCTGGAGTCCGCAGTTCCATTTCCCGGGGTCCAGCACTTTGCCTAATCGTTACCGCGCGGGGGCGGCAGGGCGGGCGCGGCGGGCCTCCGACGGCGCGGGCTTCCGGGTGCGGGTGACGGGGAAGGGCGGGCTTCCGGCAGTCGGGTGGGGGTGCCGACGGGGCGGTGCGGACGGCAGGCGCGCGGACGGGCCTCCGGCGGGGCGGACGTAAGGCGCGCGGGCGGGCCTTACGCCATGCGGACGGCAGGGGCGCGGACGGAGGGCGCATAGGCTCGTACGCATGACCCGCCCCCGCCCCGTCGGCACCCCCACCCGCGGGACGACCAACCCCAACCGACTCCGCCGGATGGACCGCTGGATCGCCGCCGTGCACGGCCCCGCGCTGCGCCGCAGCGATCGTCCGACCGCCGTCGACCTGGGGTACGGAGCGGCCCCCTGGACCACCCTGGAGCTGCTGCGACGGCTGCGGACCGCCGATCCGCGCTGTGAGGTCGTCGGTATCGAGATCGCCCCCGAACGGGTCGCGGCGGCCCGGCCGTACGAGCGCGAGGGCCTGAGCTTCCGCCATGGCGGATTCGAGCTCCCCGTCGACGGGGAGCCGCTGCTGATCCGCGCGGCGAACGTGCTGCGCCAGTACGAGGAGGACGAGGTCACCGCCGTCTGGGAGCGGCTGTGCGGACGGCTGGCGCCGGACGGGCTCCTGGTCGAGGGCACGTGCGACGAGATCGGGCGGCGGCACGTCTGGGTCGCGCTCGGGCCCGGGGGGCCGCGCACGGTGACCTTCGCGGCCCGGCTCGGCTCCCTGGAACGCCCCTCCGACCTGGCGGAACGGTTGCCCAAGGCGCTGATCCACCGTAATGTCCCGGGCGAGCCGGTGCACGCCTTCCTCCGCGACTTCGACCGCGCGTGGGCGGCTGCCGCCCCGTACGCCCCGCTCAGCGCCCGGCAGCGCTGGATCAGGGCGGTCGGGGAGCTGGCGGCCGACTGGCCACTGACGGACGACCGTCGGCGGTGGCGCCAGGGCGAGGTGACCGTCAACTGGGCGGCGCTGGCTCCCTCGCGCGGGTGAACATCCCGGCGCGGGCCCCCTCCCGGGAACACCGGCGGCGGGCCGTTCGTCGGCGCGGGTGGAGGCGGCCGATACTCGCCTCTGTCGCTTTGGGGGGAGCCATGGCACCATCACGGCACCACTCGGACGTTACTGACGGTACTTCAGAGCGCCGGGCCGGCCCGGCGGACCCGTGTCATCCCATCGGGCCCACCGGACCCACCGGTCCCGGCCCCGGACTGCCCTGGAGGGGGAGCGTGCTCCGACGCCACTGCGCCACCGGAGCGATCACGGTGGTCTGTGCCCTCGCCGTGCTCGCCGTACCCGGTACGGCGTTCGCCGCCGTGCCCGCCGAGCCGGGGCGCGCCCTTCCGCGGGTACTGCCCCGGGCACCCGAGCCGCCGGTCGCGCCGGAGCGGCCGGCCCCGGGTGACGCGCTGGAGCGGGTGCGGCTCGACATGGAGAAGCTGTATCAGCAGGCGGCGTCCGCCACCGACGCCTACAACCTCGCCGAGGAGCGGACGGAACAGCAGTCGGCGGAGATCGTCCGGCTGGCCCGGCGGATCGACGGGGGCCGGACCCGGATCGCGGAGCTGAAGGACCGGGCGGGCGCCGCCGCCCGGGAGCAGTACCGGGGCGGCGGGCTGCCCGCGGGCGCGCAGTTGCTGCTCACCGACGATCCCCGGCTCTTCCTCGACGCCGCCGAGCGGGTCCGCCAGAGCATGAAGGCGACCAAGGACCTGCTGACCGAGCTGGAGCGCGCCCAGCGGGAGCTGGAGGACTACACCCGGCGCGCCAGCGCCGAGTGGCGGGACCTGGAGGCCGACCGGCAGGCCCAGAAGAAGGCGAAGAAGCGGATCACCGAGCGGATCGCCGCCGCCCAGCGGCTGGAGAGCCGGCTGGCGGAGGAGGAGCGCGAGCGGCTTCTCGCCCTGGAGCGGGAGGCGGCGGAGCGAGCCCAGGAGGCATGGCTCAGGGAGCAGGCCCTGAAGCAGCGGCAGAACGCGGGTGACGGACCCGGCGGCGGCTCCAGGGCCGACGCGCCGGGCAGGGCCCGCGGCTCCGAGGCCGGGCCGGCCGGGGCCGCCGCGAAGGCGATCGCCTTCGCCCTGGCCCAGGTGGGCAAGCCCTATGCCTGGGGCGCCGAGGGCCCCGGCTCGTTCGACTGCTCCGGGCTGACCTCCCAGGCGTGGGCGGCGGGCGGCGTGGGCATACCCCGCACCTCGCAGCAGCAGTGGCGCGAGCTGCCCCGGGTGGCGACCGAGGACATACAACCCGGCGACCTGATCGTCTACAACGCCGACGCGAGCCATATCGGGATCTACATAGGCGACGGGCGGATCGTGCACTCCCCCCGTCCCGGCCGCACCGTGAGCGTGGCGGGCGCCGGGTCGATGAAGATCCTGGGCGTGGTCCGCCCGGACCCGGCCTGAGCCACGGCCGGGACACCGGCCCGGGCCCGGGTCCGCCCGGCCCGGGCAGCACCGCCGGGGACGGCCGCGGCGGCACGGAGGGCACGCTCCGGGCCGGGCCGCGACGGTACGGAGACCGCTCCGGGACCGGGGTCCGGCTTCGGGCACCGGCCCCGTCGCGGCGCCGTTGTCCCGGAGCGTACGGATACCGCGACGGAGCGTTCCCGACGGCGTGATGTTTGTCATGACGAGGGCGTCAACTGCCCTCCGAAGCCCGGCATATCGCCTCCCGGCCGCCGTCTGTCGTTCCCCTGCGGCCGGGCCTACCGCTAAGGTCCCCGACGGGCAGGCGTCGTTCGTCGCCTCGCCGCGGCCCGGGGGGAGGGAAGGACCCGCACCCATGCCCGTACCCGCACCCGCACCGCTCCAGCGGAGCGCATCTGCCCTGGAGGCCGCCGTGGAGACGGAGACGGAGACCGTCCTGGACGGCGGCCCGGGCACCGGCGTCCCCGGTCCCGGCGGACCGCCGGCCGCCGAGCGGGGAGCCACCGGGCCGGGGGCCGGCGACCTCACCCTGCTGGTGATCGAGGACGACCCGGCGGGCACCTTCTCCGTGCCGGAGCTGCTGGACTCCTCGCACACCCGGGTCCGGGTCCGGCGGGCCCGGAATCTCACCGAGGCCGAGCGGCTGCTCACCGACGATGTCCACTGCGTCCTGGTCGACCTGGCGCTCCCCGGCGGCGCGGACGGGCCGGGCCCGCTCCAGCAGGTGCTGCGGCTCGCGGCCCGGCAGGCGGTGCTCGCCCTGACCA
The nucleotide sequence above comes from Streptomyces clavuligerus. Encoded proteins:
- a CDS encoding glycosyl hydrolase family 28-related protein — encoded protein: MKCMEGGPAMENGRRTLSRRTLIGSATAVAAAWAAAGPTGTAHAAPPASAPPAPPLPVPALWQEFRRNPYAHPQIPYIGRAGSRSRRRRHRARTVSALDYGAVPSTAVDSAPAINSALAAVGRRGGGTVTLPPGTFRIDGVIRIGHSGVVLKGAGSGRTTLYATRHLTELIGPYGSRYGGDKSSWSWAGGLIWLCPEGRWSSLIDAIRAREWPFEGWTGNRRDEWRTLTAVRPARRGDWSITVDDTAGLRRGRLVLLRIADDEGHTLLEHMAGGGPGPEAYQWADKTKLTSYVPYEWPVRVVSVKANRVTLERPLPLDLRPEWDPRLVTPVTPLTDAGVEGLTLEAVETPQSPHLLDKGYNGVTFQCAYDCWADDITVRHADNSFGLVAASACTLSRTRVEGRGSHHPYFCREGAHDNLVEDFTVARATVPFPPGTQLHGINVEGLSSHNVWSRGVMEMGTFDTHRGMPFANVRTEITVDNTGRHGGDASAGPLYGARFAHWNVSVTNGRAGLVRIDGVAPWSATVAISTVREFDQTDRPDFTGPLNSRLEAYGAPGGVWPPNLHRAQRAY
- a CDS encoding YbjN domain-containing protein; this encodes MSDPRQTPRTPSVPEAAPASVLGTEAAVGAAAVVERALTDAGLVWERPEPGSYVVTLPGTRKLSTTCSLRIGRHSLSLNAFVIRHPDENEAAVHRWLLERNLRLYGVNYAIDHLGDIYLTGRLPLSVATPEELDRLLGAVLEASDGAFNTLLELGFAEAIRREYAWRTARGESTRNLAAFTHLTKDVQSSGG
- the mshA gene encoding D-inositol-3-phosphate glycosyltransferase, producing the protein MSPYGQYVSRRGTVFRGPRIAFPGTHRRPRRIAMLSVHTSPLHQPGTGDAGGMNVYIVELARRLADLGIEVEIFTRATAGGLPPTVELTPGVLVRHVDAGPYEGLAKEELPGQLCAFTHGVMRAWARHRPDHYDLVHSHYWLSGHVGWLAAERWGVPLVHAMHTMAKVKNAALAEGDTPEPASRVIGETQIVGASDRLIANTAEEAAELVTFYDADPAKVAVVHPGVNLDRFRPADGRAAARARLGVPQDAFVPLFAGRIQPLKAPDVLLHAVARLLARWPELRPRLHVPVVGGPSGSGLARPEELQKLAARLGIADVVHFRPPVGQDALADWFRAASCLVMPSYSESFGLVAIEAQAAGTPVVAAAVGGLPVAVRDGESGVLIDGHDPDDYAGALHRLLADPALAARMGDAAARHAGTFGWDRAAEATAAVYTAALHDHRRRVRSQHV
- a CDS encoding class I SAM-dependent methyltransferase, producing MTRPRPVGTPTRGTTNPNRLRRMDRWIAAVHGPALRRSDRPTAVDLGYGAAPWTTLELLRRLRTADPRCEVVGIEIAPERVAAARPYEREGLSFRHGGFELPVDGEPLLIRAANVLRQYEEDEVTAVWERLCGRLAPDGLLVEGTCDEIGRRHVWVALGPGGPRTVTFAARLGSLERPSDLAERLPKALIHRNVPGEPVHAFLRDFDRAWAAAAPYAPLSARQRWIRAVGELAADWPLTDDRRRWRQGEVTVNWAALAPSRG
- a CDS encoding C40 family peptidase; its protein translation is MLRRHCATGAITVVCALAVLAVPGTAFAAVPAEPGRALPRVLPRAPEPPVAPERPAPGDALERVRLDMEKLYQQAASATDAYNLAEERTEQQSAEIVRLARRIDGGRTRIAELKDRAGAAAREQYRGGGLPAGAQLLLTDDPRLFLDAAERVRQSMKATKDLLTELERAQRELEDYTRRASAEWRDLEADRQAQKKAKKRITERIAAAQRLESRLAEEERERLLALEREAAERAQEAWLREQALKQRQNAGDGPGGGSRADAPGRARGSEAGPAGAAAKAIAFALAQVGKPYAWGAEGPGSFDCSGLTSQAWAAGGVGIPRTSQQQWRELPRVATEDIQPGDLIVYNADASHIGIYIGDGRIVHSPRPGRTVSVAGAGSMKILGVVRPDPA